A portion of the Meleagris gallopavo isolate NT-WF06-2002-E0010 breed Aviagen turkey brand Nicholas breeding stock chromosome 16, Turkey_5.1, whole genome shotgun sequence genome contains these proteins:
- the AQP8 gene encoding aquaporin-8, whose protein sequence is MEMVDPKHPPAKRNWYERYVLPCLAELLGSAAFVFIGCMSVVEDAVGTGLVQPALVHGLSIVPIVVSLENISGAHTNPVVSLAIWLIGGMEHIMLIPYIVAQLCGGILGAALTKAAANSANFDTKFGGAFGIIKTNEQIGPALGNEIILTTFLLLVVCMTAVNVETKSHLAPVCIALTVVINIMAGGTISGPCMNPARAFGPAVIANYWLYHWVYWVGPLIGCLISSILIRFVIGGRAIRLFLK, encoded by the exons ATGGAGATGGTGGACCCCAAGCACCCGCCGGCCAAGCGGAACTGGTACGAGCGCTACGTGCTGCCCTGcttggctgagctgctgggcagTGCGGCCTTCGTCTTCATCGGCTGCATGTCGGTTGTGGAGGACGCAGTTGGCACCGGGCTGGTGCAGCCGGCGCTGGTCCACGGGTTGTCCATCGTGCCCATTGTTGTCAGCCTGGAGAACATCAG cGGAGCTCATACCAACCCAGTCGTGTCCCTGGCCATATGGCTGATCGGCGGGATGGAACACATCATGCTCATCCCGTACATTGTTGCCCAGCTCTGTGGAGGGATCTTAGGGGCTGCCCTGACAAAG GCCGCGGCAAACAGTGCAAACTTCGACACCAAATTCGGAGGGGCCTTTGGCATCATCAAGACAAATGAGCAGATCGGCCCAGCGCTGGGCAATGAGATCATCCTGACCACTTTCCTGTTGCTTGTGGTCTGCATGACTGCAGTCAATGTGGAAACCAAGAGCCATCTAGCACCTGTCTGCATCGCCCTGACAGTCGTCATCAACATCATGGCGGG GGGTACCATATCCGGACCCTGCATGAACCCTGCTCGAGCCTTTGGGCCAGCTGTGATAGCCAACTACTGGCTCTACCACTGGGTGTACTGGGTCGGGCCTCTGATCGGCTGCCTGATCTCCAGCATACTGATTAG GTTCGTGATCGGTGGTCGGGCAATCCGCCTGTTCCTGAAGTGA